AGGTGAGCGCATACTGTGATGACTGATACTGACCCAGTGTGGCTTGCAGTGTCGAATCAAACTCCATCTACATCGAAGGGTAAGCTTGATTTTTTTTCCATGTGCTGTGGTTAGTTGCTCACTTGAATAAATATACGATATACTGTGTTCTGCTTGGTTAACTTAAATAGTTTTTGCTTCAAAATATAAATATATGAAACTGATAAGAGGACTATAGTAGGTCAGTGCACCAACTGTTTGTACAAATGCCTAGCTGGGAGGAAAATGATTATGCCTAGCTGGGAGGAAAAAGAATGTCTTTGAATTTTAGTAACTGATACCCTATAATGGTATATTTGTTAATAGATTATATATTGCAGCCCTAGCACTGGTGATGGAGTGCGGATTGACAGTTTCTTTCACAGCAGTAGTTAGTTCTTTGATTCTTTCATTTGCTAGCGGGTCCATCAGTAATGCTTCGTTTCTTTTATCTGATAGCAGGTCCCTTCGAGTACTACTGTCGATTGCGCTGTGACTGACTGCTTTTGTTAGACTAAAGATATTTGTACCATATCTTTGTCAATTTTGACAGAAAATGGCTGAAACACTGCCTTTCATATTAAGACGATGGATAATAATATGTATTGAGTGGAATCTGGATTAACCAAATAGCCTTACTATTTCCATTGAATTTGTCACCATGATTTCATTTGACTGTTCTTACAGGTAGTGATGGAGTGCAAGGTGAAGCAGTTTAAATTGGTTGAACAAGAAAAATAGTTTGGTTTCTTTTTCGATATCCATATTTGTGAATTCACTGTAGTATTCATGTTGAACATGTAGATGACCATGTATCATATCTGTATATATGATATATGTGCTGATAGATCAGATTGATTCTATTTTTGACATAAGTGGACTCCATTCAAGATGAACTACTgatttgtgtattatttgaatgaaaccttgttgGTTATGCACAGAAATTACTGTatagaaaatatatattttaatatattgttgctactgttttaaaataatttttttgtgtGTTTAACTCTTTTTTCCTGTGAGGCAGGCTACAcagaaataatatttttaatttgggcgaaatgaatttttctgtgagttcacctagGCCGACAGAAAAAAGCATGTGTTTTTCTATGCGTTTATTgcttttttctgtgtggattaacacacagaaaaattagttttaatctgggcgaacacaatttttctgtgcgtgtgagacccacagaaaaattgtttctgatggtgaacccacagaaaaattcgaTTTTTCTGTCATTCTATTTCTGTGTGTTATTTTCTGACGGTACACCGTCAGAAAGATATTTTTCCGTGGGTATtcgaatttttctgtgggtttttgCACACACAGAAATATTCGAGTTTTCAGTAGTGTTTGCTCTATACCGGTAAAGTGCAGCTACCGTCCATAACCCATATACGTTAGCGTCAGACTCAGACCCCTATTTAAAAAGCTAAAATATGTCGCCTTCAGGTTGAGTAAAGAGGGAGCTAAAGCTTGGCATGTGAAAGAATGTGgaaatttttttaaataatatttttttaatgaTTCATTGTAAATCTAGAAGCTATTATACAAAAATTTGACATATAGCACCTATCGGCTTCTCAATAGACACATGCCTGTGTCGCACGCACGTGGCAGCGGACGCCAGCTAATAGGGACCAGTCGGCAGCTTGAGGGCCGACAGGAGCAGCTGGAGGACTGAAGGCCGACAGGTCTGTGGATCGGCAAACGGCACCGTGCTCACTCTCACGGCTTCACGGAGTCACGGGGCGCAGGCGCTCCTTGCCCTTTCGCTGCACGTGGACCCTCCGCCTGCCGCTGCCTTTAACTCTTGCTTAGACAAGGACTAGGCCACTGTGCACGTAAATCATTTTTTGGATAAAGCTGTGCACGTAAAGCTACACATTGTAGACTTTAACATACTAGTCCATCATGCGCGCCATCGCGCGCGTTGGCAAATCACCTGGTTAAGGCGCAGCCGCGCAGGAGAAAAATATGTTTAATCTTTGTATGGAAACAATATTAGGAGTCAAATGTAGATATGCTAGGTAGCAAAAACGAAAGATTGGAGCACAATAATTAGCATACCTTGAGCCGCATCATACTTCACATTCAGATAATCTGTGGTAGTAGGCAATGAGGCAAGAGTTGTTCAAGAAATCTGATACCCCTCACATTCAGTTGAATGACAGCAGAAGAGCATGCTACCTTCCTGCTACAAACCTGAGGTATAAAAGGTACTATATCTGTAGACAAATATATCAATGAGAAAACTATTCTATAAAGCAGCTCAAACATCTAGATAAATGCTGATTTATAGTCCAATGAAACAGTAGTGTGGGAAGAGTGAGGAGAGAGCATTGGACTGAAACCAAATGAATCTTGCCAAGGAGACGCAGCTACAAAGTTCAGAATTGTGGGCACAAAGAACATAAGCTAAATCTGCATTTTGCGTCCAACCTAGCAAATGGACAAATATCTTTTTCCCAAACAATTAGGATCAGGAATTAGCACAGCAACAACGAATACATGTCCATTATGACCCAGAGTGGAGTAATTTAAGAGGAAGTGTAATACTAAAATAGCAGCTGACATCCAAGCTGATGGAAATGATCAATTGGAACCAAACAAGCTAAGAGGATGAGAAAGAAACAAGAAAGAGGGAGTGGTACCTGAGTCTGTGGCTGACAGAGGAAGGCTTAAAAGACACAAAGTCTAGAGTAGCCGTTACCAATGTCCTCCATCTCTGTTGAAGACTGCTTCCTTTTTAGAGGATGGAATTTCTTCAGCAAACCTATTTTCTGTCCTAACACAGTGAAAACTGAATTAATTTTAAACCGACTGGGCCAATCTTCACAGACCATTTTCACTATACATAGATGATGCAAGCAGAACAATGTGGGAATTTGAACCCATATGGCAAAGACTCTCTTTGTCGTAATCCAAAGACAGAACCTAATAGATTTACGGAGGTAGGGATGGTACATATTGGAATATTCGGGATAAAATATAGCATGCGCCACCACTATACTATTTTGCTAAGTTATAAGAGCTATAAACATATATAACTAATTATGGAAAATATATTTGCAGAAGAATGATGAGAGTATAGGAAAACCATTTAGACCATGTTTGTCTTCTTAAAATCAGAATAATACCGTAGTTATTGAATACTGCTGAGCGCCTGAGCACATCTGCACATGTGTCCCATCCTGCAAACACAAACACAACCCGATAAAGGATCAAAACCATTCAAGTATTAGTTTATCAAGAACACATAGTGAATAACTAAGATCAATCCACCCACCAGCATATCCCCATTTGGAATCCCGTAAAaaagtgatggcttgatccagttGCGTTCCCATCTATAGTTTCTTTTTTTTGCTTCTG
Above is a genomic segment from Miscanthus floridulus cultivar M001 chromosome 3, ASM1932011v1, whole genome shotgun sequence containing:
- the LOC136545178 gene encoding uncharacterized protein isoform X1, translating into MCWSWRPPVIYRCRSYKGPAKFMCKEVLEMLPPVHLVGGIIVFSAWIALLLLIGFQILLAKSEAKKRNYRWERNWIKPSLFYGIPNGDMLDGTHVQMCSGAQQYSITTKIGLLKKFHPLKRKQSSTEMEDIGNGYSRLCVF